In Gammaproteobacteria bacterium, one DNA window encodes the following:
- the mnmE gene encoding tRNA uridine-5-carboxymethylaminomethyl(34) synthesis GTPase MnmE: MVSSDIIAAIATPPGRGGIGVIRISGKHLTKLAEAILGKLPKARYACLSKFLDTDGQIIDQGIALYFPAPHSYTGEDVLELQGHGGPAVMDLLLSRCLAAGARLAQPGEFTLRAYLNDKIDLIQAESVAAVIEAGTHEAARCAIHSLQGNFSSRIEELVSLLIRLRMLIEATLDFPEEETDNLQTLQIIEKLEHIQVLLEQIFLAARQGNLLQEGIRIVLMGAPNVGKSSLLNQLAQEEAAIVTEIPGTTRDTIQRTISIAGMPVHVIDTAGLRETEDVVEQKGIERTLAAIKEATLVLRLMDSSRCRSIAEGSVQNAIPAGKPRITIFNKIDLVNEDPRIEEQAGNSAIYLSAKTGAGIELLRRKILEIAGWRFNQAGEGVFMARQRHLEALQQAKRYLENAQRFTQGEYQLELLAEELKLTQNALSSITGQFTADDLLGEIFSHFCIGK; encoded by the coding sequence ATAGTAAGCTCTGATATTATTGCAGCAATTGCAACACCACCCGGACGGGGTGGAATCGGTGTGATTCGAATTTCCGGCAAGCATCTGACAAAACTGGCGGAAGCGATTTTGGGTAAGCTTCCCAAGGCTCGTTATGCCTGTCTCAGTAAATTTCTGGATACTGACGGGCAAATCATCGATCAAGGTATCGCGCTTTACTTTCCTGCTCCGCATTCGTACACGGGAGAGGATGTTCTCGAGTTACAAGGGCATGGCGGGCCGGCGGTTATGGATCTATTGCTCAGTCGCTGCCTTGCAGCTGGCGCCCGTTTGGCGCAACCGGGAGAGTTTACGTTACGCGCTTATCTCAATGATAAAATTGATCTGATTCAAGCGGAAAGCGTTGCCGCGGTTATCGAAGCCGGTACTCATGAAGCCGCGCGTTGCGCCATTCATTCATTGCAAGGCAACTTTTCATCCCGGATCGAAGAACTCGTAAGCTTACTGATCAGGCTGCGCATGCTCATTGAAGCCACGTTGGATTTCCCCGAAGAAGAAACCGATAATCTGCAAACTTTGCAAATTATCGAAAAACTGGAGCATATCCAAGTTTTGCTTGAGCAGATATTCCTGGCCGCACGGCAAGGCAATCTGCTGCAGGAAGGTATTCGCATTGTGTTGATGGGCGCGCCCAATGTGGGTAAATCCAGCTTACTGAACCAATTGGCGCAAGAAGAAGCCGCCATCGTTACGGAGATTCCTGGAACCACGCGGGACACGATTCAACGCACCATTTCCATTGCCGGCATGCCGGTTCATGTCATCGACACAGCGGGGCTCAGAGAAACTGAGGATGTAGTGGAACAAAAGGGTATCGAACGCACACTCGCAGCGATTAAAGAAGCTACCCTGGTGCTCCGGCTAATGGATAGCAGCCGGTGCCGGTCCATTGCGGAAGGTTCGGTGCAAAATGCCATTCCTGCAGGCAAGCCGCGCATCACAATATTCAACAAAATTGATCTGGTGAACGAAGATCCCAGGATCGAAGAACAAGCAGGGAACAGTGCAATTTATCTGTCAGCCAAAACTGGCGCAGGGATCGAGCTGTTACGCAGGAAAATATTGGAGATTGCCGGTTGGCGTTTCAATCAAGCCGGTGAGGGTGTTTTTATGGCCAGGCAACGCCATCTGGAAGCGCTGCAGCAAGCTAAGCGGTATCTGGAGAATGCGCAAAGATTCACCCAAGGTGAATATCAATTGGAGCTTCTAGCGGAAGAACTCAAGCTGACGCAAAACGCTCTCTCATCAATCACTGGGCAATTTACTGCTGATGACTTGCTGGGAGAAATTTTTTCGCACTTCTGCATTGGAAAATAA
- a CDS encoding RNA methyltransferase has product MSTPCPFDNIRIVLSHTSHPGNIGAVARAMKTMGLNALYLVNPKSFPDPEAVARAANADDILQQAKICRELDEALENTVLTAAITARPRDLSHTTFDARLGAIELVQLARQQPVALLFGPENSGLTTAEVNKCQIIVHIPANPHYSSLNLASAVQIMTYELLMALTGNAIPSPVKGELADFNEMELLYAHLEQLMSASGFLDPQKPKLLMRRIRRLFARARLEKEEVQILRGILTALGKRW; this is encoded by the coding sequence ATGAGTACACCCTGCCCGTTCGATAACATCCGCATCGTGTTAAGCCACACGAGCCACCCCGGTAATATTGGCGCGGTTGCGCGCGCGATGAAAACGATGGGGTTGAATGCCTTGTATCTGGTCAATCCGAAATCCTTTCCAGATCCGGAAGCAGTGGCGCGAGCCGCGAATGCTGACGACATCCTGCAGCAAGCTAAGATTTGCCGCGAACTTGACGAGGCACTGGAAAATACCGTCCTGACCGCCGCGATTACCGCACGGCCGCGCGATCTTTCGCACACCACTTTCGATGCCCGGCTGGGTGCAATTGAACTAGTGCAGCTGGCCCGGCAACAACCGGTAGCCTTGCTGTTCGGCCCGGAAAACTCCGGTCTCACAACGGCAGAAGTGAATAAATGCCAGATCATTGTCCATATCCCGGCGAATCCGCACTATTCATCGTTAAATCTGGCGAGCGCGGTGCAGATCATGACCTATGAGTTGCTCATGGCGCTCACCGGGAATGCAATACCTTCTCCTGTCAAGGGGGAGTTGGCAGATTTCAACGAAATGGAATTATTGTACGCGCATCTTGAACAATTGATGTCCGCCAGCGGTTTTCTCGATCCGCAAAAACCCAAACTGCTGATGCGGCGCATTCGCCGCCTGTTTGCACGGGCACGGCTGGAAAAGGAGGAAGTACAGATTCTGCGCGGTATCCTGACCGCGCTAGGCAAACGCTGGTAA
- the yidD gene encoding membrane protein insertion efficiency factor YidD — MSRLIVALIKIYQYCISPLFAPSCRFSPTCSQYACEAYAKYGLLRGTRLSVWRILRCNPWSKGGYEPVP, encoded by the coding sequence ATGTCACGGTTAATTGTTGCATTAATAAAAATCTACCAATATTGTATCAGTCCTCTTTTTGCGCCATCGTGCCGTTTTAGTCCGACTTGCTCGCAATATGCCTGTGAGGCATATGCAAAATATGGTTTGTTGCGTGGAACGCGGTTAAGTGTTTGGCGCATACTGCGCTGTAATCCCTGGAGTAAGGGCGGTTATGAGCCTGTTCCTTGA
- the argB gene encoding acetylglutamate kinase, whose translation MSTSPIVARDKAKILAEALPYIQRFHGKTIVIKYGGNAMIEENLKHGFARDVVLLKLVGMNPVVVHGGGPQIDEMLKRVGKQGEFIQGMRVTDAETMNVVEMVLGGSVNKDIVNLINRHGGKAVGLTGKDGAFIRAKKMLMADREIAGKWINIGQVGEIESIDPALIALLDTQDFIPVIAPIGVGADGESYNINADLVAGKLAEILKAEKLILLSNIPGVLNKNGDLLTGLTAQRVDELFADGTISGGMLPKIGSALDAVKKGVRSCHIIDGRVEHALLLEILTDQGIGTLIKEN comes from the coding sequence ATGTCGACTTCCCCTATCGTAGCAAGAGACAAAGCCAAGATTCTGGCTGAGGCGCTGCCGTATATTCAACGTTTCCATGGTAAAACCATCGTCATTAAATATGGTGGCAATGCGATGATTGAAGAAAACCTGAAACATGGATTTGCACGCGATGTGGTGTTGCTGAAGCTGGTCGGCATGAATCCGGTGGTTGTGCACGGCGGCGGTCCGCAGATCGATGAAATGCTTAAACGCGTCGGTAAGCAAGGCGAGTTCATTCAAGGCATGCGCGTGACGGATGCCGAGACTATGAATGTGGTGGAGATGGTGCTGGGTGGGTCGGTGAATAAAGATATCGTGAACCTGATCAATCGCCACGGTGGCAAGGCTGTCGGTTTGACGGGTAAAGACGGGGCTTTTATCCGTGCCAAGAAAATGCTCATGGCGGACCGTGAAATCGCAGGGAAATGGATCAATATCGGTCAAGTCGGCGAAATCGAATCGATCGATCCGGCGCTTATCGCGTTGCTCGATACGCAGGATTTTATCCCGGTGATCGCGCCAATCGGCGTGGGCGCAGATGGAGAATCCTATAATATTAATGCTGACCTTGTTGCCGGTAAGCTGGCGGAAATTCTTAAAGCGGAAAAACTGATTTTGTTATCCAATATTCCGGGGGTTTTGAATAAAAACGGTGATTTGCTGACCGGTTTGACTGCGCAGAGAGTGGATGAATTATTTGCCGATGGCACCATATCCGGCGGTATGCTGCCTAAGATCGGATCGGCGCTCGATGCTGTTAAGAAGGGCGTCAGATCCTGTCACATCATAGACGGGCGTGTGGAACATGCATTGTTACTGGAAATTTTGACCGATCAGGGGATTGGTACGCTGATCAAGGAAAATTAG
- the rpmH gene encoding 50S ribosomal protein L34, which translates to MKRTYQPSVTRRKRTHGFLVRMRTRGGAAVIRARRAKGRARLSV; encoded by the coding sequence ATGAAACGTACTTATCAGCCCTCAGTAACAAGAAGAAAACGTACACATGGATTTTTAGTGCGTATGAGAACACGCGGTGGAGCGGCAGTGATTCGTGCTCGCCGTGCAAAAGGTCGCGCTCGATTAAGCGTCTAG
- a CDS encoding chemotaxis protein CheW, with product MARKANDGASSAVLGVAAGEERYLIPMAEVNEVIPIPKLAHVPLTQPWFLGLANVRGNLYGITDLGVYLGGNPVAFNQKSRILLVITGNKLYGGFIVNNMLGIRGLSEFIPVKPAKKKLPKCVTAQYKDAEGRQWRQLSLFQLAGDERFLQVARE from the coding sequence ATGGCCCGTAAGGCTAACGATGGGGCCTCGTCAGCCGTTTTGGGTGTTGCAGCGGGGGAGGAACGTTATCTAATACCGATGGCGGAAGTCAATGAGGTGATACCGATACCCAAATTAGCGCATGTTCCGCTGACGCAGCCGTGGTTTCTCGGATTAGCCAATGTGCGCGGAAATCTTTACGGGATAACGGATCTCGGGGTTTACCTAGGTGGTAATCCAGTGGCGTTCAATCAGAAGTCACGCATTCTGCTGGTTATAACGGGTAATAAGCTCTATGGCGGCTTCATTGTCAACAATATGCTGGGGATCAGGGGGTTGTCCGAATTCATCCCGGTAAAACCGGCTAAAAAGAAATTACCCAAGTGCGTTACTGCGCAGTATAAAGATGCGGAAGGACGGCAATGGCGGCAATTGAGCTTATTCCAATTGGCTGGTGATGAAAGATTTTTACAGGTTGCGCGCGAATGA
- the rnpA gene encoding ribonuclease P protein component: MFRFVETYSLPKNCRLHKATEFAAVINFKCQTSGDLIQIYMKPNEFEYARLGLIVSKRIERFAVKRNKIKRILRDVFRKNRFNDQTMKMDWVIRLRRPVPRNALKKLATETQLLMLRLQQCHG; the protein is encoded by the coding sequence ATTTTTAGATTTGTTGAAACCTATTCTTTGCCAAAAAATTGCAGGTTACATAAGGCAACGGAGTTTGCTGCAGTAATCAATTTCAAATGTCAGACCAGCGGTGATTTAATTCAGATTTATATGAAGCCGAATGAATTTGAATATGCGCGGCTGGGATTGATTGTTTCGAAAAGAATTGAACGATTTGCAGTTAAGCGCAATAAAATTAAGCGTATTTTGCGGGACGTATTTCGCAAGAATCGGTTTAACGATCAAACAATGAAAATGGATTGGGTGATACGATTGCGGCGGCCTGTTCCAAGGAATGCACTGAAAAAACTGGCTACTGAAACACAATTACTGATGCTTCGACTACAGCAATGTCACGGTTAA
- the yidC gene encoding membrane protein insertase YidC produces the protein METRKLILIIIFSTSLLFLWDAWQKELYPPASQVMSGATTDSASQRHDPLPVPGDELTASASGTGTASEIEGVSPSITPNLFVNGEKIHVKTDLVVAEIDTAGGDIRQLGLLAHPSREDVNKPYELLLDKTARFQVVQSGLIGDGLPSHKTKYTVDSKNYNYELEPGQNKVVVRLLAPEVNGVQAAKIYTFHRGSYVIDVEFEIVNHSETAINPFSYFQMLRDANDPTDANTMVHSYTGPAMYTDEEKFLKIKFSDLDKNKAEYPTNADNGWIAMLEHYFLTAWLPPKNTPREYFAKRLAPNQYTAGVIAPVGAIEPGQEKSITMPFYAGPQEQNKLAELAPGLDLTVDYGWLTVLAKPLFWLLSFYHSWTDNWGAAIILLTLTVKLLFFPLSAAGYRSMAKMRVVTPKLQRIREQYASDRQRMHQVMMEFYKEEKINPMGGCLPILVQIPVFIALFWTLLAAVELRYAPLALWITDMSVPDPYYVLPVIMGISMWIQSKLSPTPADPIQAKVMQIMPIAFSVFFFFFPAGLVLYSLCNNILSIAQQWQITRMYENKAEEDANKDKNNKKKIKDKPEQAKENPQLAVLSAEEETATQAEAVPAASSQQNEKKQQPSQVAVAAKGKAPVKAKSAPAGKKTRKK, from the coding sequence ATGGAAACAAGAAAACTCATACTGATCATCATCTTTTCCACGTCGCTATTATTTTTGTGGGATGCATGGCAAAAAGAATTATATCCACCTGCTTCGCAAGTGATGTCTGGAGCAACTACAGATTCCGCAAGTCAGCGCCATGATCCATTGCCGGTACCCGGCGATGAATTGACCGCTTCTGCGAGCGGGACTGGAACTGCCTCAGAAATCGAAGGCGTCAGTCCGTCGATAACGCCCAATCTGTTTGTTAACGGTGAGAAAATCCATGTCAAAACGGATCTGGTTGTCGCGGAAATCGATACAGCAGGTGGCGATATCCGGCAGCTAGGTTTGCTTGCGCATCCATCCCGGGAAGATGTGAACAAACCCTATGAGTTATTACTGGATAAAACCGCGCGATTCCAGGTTGTGCAGTCCGGATTGATCGGTGATGGTCTGCCGAGTCACAAAACAAAATATACCGTAGACTCGAAAAATTATAACTATGAGCTGGAGCCGGGCCAGAACAAGGTTGTGGTGCGTCTTCTCGCGCCGGAAGTCAATGGTGTGCAAGCGGCCAAGATCTATACTTTCCATCGTGGCAGTTATGTCATTGATGTTGAATTTGAAATCGTAAATCACAGTGAAACTGCGATTAATCCATTCTCTTATTTTCAGATGTTGCGGGATGCAAACGATCCTACGGACGCCAATACCATGGTTCATTCCTATACCGGGCCGGCGATGTATACGGATGAAGAAAAGTTTCTGAAAATAAAATTTTCCGATCTGGATAAAAACAAGGCGGAATATCCGACGAATGCGGATAACGGCTGGATAGCTATGCTCGAGCATTATTTTTTGACGGCTTGGCTGCCGCCAAAAAATACGCCGCGTGAATATTTTGCCAAGCGTCTGGCACCCAACCAATACACTGCCGGTGTCATCGCACCGGTCGGCGCAATAGAACCGGGGCAAGAGAAAAGTATTACGATGCCTTTCTATGCCGGTCCGCAAGAACAAAACAAACTTGCAGAGCTTGCGCCCGGTCTCGATCTGACGGTTGATTACGGTTGGTTGACGGTTCTTGCCAAACCGCTGTTCTGGTTGCTTTCCTTCTATCATTCATGGACCGATAATTGGGGAGCGGCTATTATTCTCCTGACATTGACGGTCAAGCTGCTGTTCTTCCCATTATCGGCTGCGGGCTATCGTTCCATGGCGAAAATGCGGGTGGTGACGCCTAAATTGCAGCGTATTCGTGAGCAGTATGCGAGCGACCGCCAGCGTATGCACCAAGTAATGATGGAGTTTTACAAAGAAGAGAAAATCAATCCGATGGGAGGATGTTTACCGATTCTGGTGCAAATTCCGGTATTCATTGCGTTGTTCTGGACATTGCTGGCAGCGGTTGAATTGCGCTACGCGCCGCTCGCGTTATGGATAACCGACATGTCGGTGCCCGATCCGTATTATGTGCTGCCGGTGATTATGGGCATATCGATGTGGATTCAGTCGAAACTCAGCCCGACACCGGCGGACCCAATCCAGGCAAAAGTCATGCAGATCATGCCGATTGCTTTCAGTGTTTTCTTTTTCTTCTTCCCAGCAGGTCTCGTGCTGTACTCCCTGTGTAACAACATTCTCTCTATTGCGCAGCAATGGCAAATAACGCGCATGTATGAGAATAAGGCCGAAGAGGATGCCAACAAAGATAAAAATAACAAGAAAAAAATTAAGGACAAACCTGAACAAGCAAAGGAGAATCCTCAACTAGCTGTCTTGTCTGCTGAAGAAGAAACAGCAACTCAAGCGGAGGCGGTTCCTGCAGCAAGCAGTCAGCAAAATGAGAAAAAACAACAACCGAGCCAAGTAGCGGTCGCCGCCAAAGGCAAAGCACCGGTAAAAGCAAAAAGCGCTCCTGCCGGCAAGAAAACAAGGAAAAAGTAA